In Labrys wisconsinensis, the following proteins share a genomic window:
- a CDS encoding bestrophin-like domain, which yields MTPDMIYQYPTWAIGLLVIGVAVVGSVLIELCARRLLPLELRRGHNDVAAAIFSIIGVTYAVLLAFVAMLAWEGFNRAKAASYAEASIVGDLYNLTAGLTDPEKMSVRKEVVAYARHVVAVEWPQQAEGRPPDLDSAHLDDLNRMALNPPLPNQADRDVRLLVLQALERLWNARHERLLAAQSTIPDIVWFVLIAGGTLTVSFGSFLGAPSVRMQIAMSAVLAASGALVLILIVALSNPFRGDFRVSTAPFEAALSRMETDAARQ from the coding sequence ATGACCCCGGACATGATCTACCAATACCCGACATGGGCCATTGGCCTGCTCGTCATCGGTGTGGCCGTTGTCGGCTCGGTCCTGATCGAGCTATGTGCCCGCCGCCTGCTGCCGCTCGAATTGCGCCGGGGGCACAACGATGTTGCAGCGGCGATCTTTTCAATAATCGGCGTGACCTATGCCGTCCTGTTGGCGTTCGTCGCCATGCTCGCCTGGGAAGGGTTCAACAGGGCCAAGGCAGCCAGTTACGCGGAGGCTTCCATTGTCGGGGACCTCTACAATCTGACCGCGGGATTGACCGATCCGGAAAAGATGTCGGTTCGAAAGGAGGTCGTGGCCTATGCACGCCATGTCGTGGCAGTCGAATGGCCGCAGCAGGCGGAAGGACGCCCGCCCGATCTGGATTCGGCTCATCTCGACGACCTGAACAGGATGGCTCTGAACCCTCCCCTTCCCAACCAGGCTGATCGCGATGTGCGCCTCCTTGTGTTGCAGGCGCTCGAGCGCCTGTGGAATGCCAGGCACGAAAGACTGCTCGCCGCGCAATCCACAATTCCCGATATTGTCTGGTTCGTGCTGATCGCCGGCGGTACTTTGACGGTGTCGTTCGGCTCTTTCCTCGGCGCTCCCAGTGTACGGATGCAAATTGCGATGTCCGCCGTGCTGGCTGCCTCCGGGGCGCTGGTGTTGATCCTGATCGTCGCCCTCAGCAACCCGTTTCGCGGCGACTTCCGAGTCTCGACGGCCCCCTTCGAGGCCGCGCTGTCGCGCATGGAGACAGACGCAGCACGGCAATAG
- a CDS encoding carbohydrate ABC transporter permease, giving the protein MRRTSACRSAALDLITLICVGLLLLPILWVFAASLRPETDITGGGLMPTRLTLEHYAAIIGRRDFMIALGNSLIVGIAVTLVTTALAVPAAFALSRLRFGGKGLFGFLILGTQMLPSLVVMVPLVVIFRNLGLNNTLTGLTITHLALGMPIAVWMLKGYVDAIPRELEEAAMIDGCSHVGAALRIVIPLIRPAIVAVGTFAFVLSWGEYIMALALITKSEVKTLPLALQALFDPYSFSWGQIMAGGSVIAMPAILLFLLFRKQLVGGLLAGGVKG; this is encoded by the coding sequence ATGCGACGGACCTCCGCCTGCCGCAGCGCCGCCCTCGACCTCATCACGCTGATCTGCGTCGGCCTGCTGCTGCTGCCGATCCTCTGGGTCTTCGCCGCCTCGCTGAGGCCCGAGACCGACATTACCGGCGGCGGCCTCATGCCGACGCGCCTGACGCTGGAGCACTACGCCGCCATCATAGGCCGGCGCGATTTCATGATCGCGCTCGGCAACAGCCTGATCGTCGGCATAGCCGTCACGCTCGTCACCACGGCGCTGGCCGTGCCCGCCGCCTTCGCGCTGAGCCGACTGCGCTTCGGCGGCAAGGGGTTGTTCGGCTTCCTGATCCTGGGCACGCAGATGCTGCCGAGCCTCGTGGTCATGGTGCCGCTCGTCGTCATCTTCCGCAATCTCGGCCTCAACAACACCCTGACGGGCCTGACCATCACCCATCTCGCCCTGGGCATGCCGATCGCCGTCTGGATGCTGAAAGGCTATGTCGACGCCATCCCCCGCGAGCTCGAAGAGGCGGCGATGATCGATGGCTGCAGCCATGTCGGCGCCGCGCTGCGCATCGTCATCCCGCTGATCCGCCCGGCCATCGTCGCGGTCGGCACCTTCGCCTTCGTGCTGTCCTGGGGCGAATACATCATGGCGCTGGCCCTGATCACCAAATCCGAGGTCAAGACACTGCCTCTGGCGCTGCAGGCGCTGTTCGATCCCTATTCCTTCTCCTGGGGCCAGATCATGGCCGGCGGCAGCGTCATCGCCATGCCGGCGATCCTGCTCTTCCTCCTGTTCCGCAAGCAATTGGTCGGCGGCCTCCTGGCCGGCGGCGTGAAAGGCTGA
- a CDS encoding type II toxin-antitoxin system VapC family toxin, with product MMVVHSSALIAILFDELEGPDCTKALEAASSRSISAVNYVETGTVLAGRLSNEHRPEAIHILDDFLATLRIDIAPLDESLARSAMKARLTFGKGFGTRGGLNFGGCFAYALAKSHSAPLLYVGDDFALTDIESALAT from the coding sequence ATGATGGTCGTCCACAGCTCGGCTCTGATCGCCATTCTGTTCGATGAGCTGGAAGGACCGGATTGCACCAAGGCGCTTGAGGCAGCATCGTCCCGGTCGATTTCGGCCGTCAACTATGTGGAAACCGGAACTGTTCTTGCTGGCAGGCTCAGCAACGAACATCGGCCCGAGGCGATCCACATCCTTGACGATTTTCTAGCTACTCTGCGTATCGACATCGCGCCACTTGACGAAAGTCTCGCCCGCTCGGCGATGAAGGCCCGTCTCACCTTTGGCAAAGGCTTTGGTACTCGGGGAGGGCTGAATTTCGGCGGCTGCTTTGCCTATGCACTGGCGAAGAGCCATTCAGCCCCGCTCCTCTATGTTGGCGACGACTTCGCTCTGACTGACATCGAATCCGCTCTCGCGACTTGA
- a CDS encoding class I SAM-dependent methyltransferase, which yields MKNAMFFLSQWMAAPLRTAAVAPSSRTLARLMTQDITPQTGPVIELGPGTGVFTAALCERGIREGSLTLVELNPKFAELLRRRFPAARVLQMNAADLRTIPVLSGNCAGAVLSGLGLPSLPTRQVVDILRGSFQCLRPGGAFYQFTYGPRCPIASNILGRLGLEAERVGGTLFNLPPASVYRITRQAA from the coding sequence ATGAAGAATGCCATGTTTTTCTTGAGCCAATGGATGGCGGCTCCCCTGCGCACAGCGGCCGTCGCGCCTTCGAGCCGCACGCTGGCGAGGCTCATGACCCAAGACATCACGCCGCAGACCGGACCGGTCATCGAGCTTGGCCCGGGAACCGGCGTGTTCACGGCCGCGCTTTGTGAACGCGGCATAAGGGAAGGCAGCCTTACCCTGGTGGAGTTGAACCCGAAATTCGCCGAACTGCTTCGGCGCCGTTTTCCGGCAGCGCGGGTGCTGCAGATGAACGCTGCCGATCTGCGTACGATACCGGTCCTGTCCGGCAACTGCGCCGGTGCCGTCCTGAGCGGCCTGGGACTTCCATCGCTGCCGACCCGACAGGTGGTCGATATCCTTCGCGGCTCGTTTCAATGTCTGAGGCCAGGCGGCGCATTCTATCAGTTTACCTACGGGCCACGCTGCCCGATCGCGTCCAATATTCTGGGTCGCTTGGGTCTTGAGGCTGAGAGAGTGGGCGGAACCCTGTTCAACCTGCCACCGGCTTCCGTCTACAGGATCACGCGCCAGGCAGCTTGA
- a CDS encoding carbohydrate ABC transporter permease, giving the protein MGGSLALSSTQPRPGSLRRPRAREALLAYGLIGPAVLVALLVAVIPLCYAVWLSLQDWYLLRSPVPRWGGLINYRQLLQDGTLWSAFGRTWVWTLGTVFVEVVLAVPLALLLNRDTPIARGASALILLPWVTPFVVLGFGWRFLLDSNVGPIHAALHAVGIAGSSSVLNDPVLAFATIIFISGWKGTPFLAIALLAALKAIPDELYEAAEVDGAGWPARFWHITVPAVRNTTVTMALVLGILAFYSFDLPWIMTKGGPQDATTVIGIAMYKAIFLDLRPAYGAAISVVMLVLLAIASLIALGARKEA; this is encoded by the coding sequence ATGGGCGGTAGCCTGGCCTTGTCGTCGACCCAGCCGCGGCCGGGTTCCCTGCGCCGGCCAAGGGCGCGGGAAGCCTTGCTTGCCTATGGACTGATCGGCCCGGCCGTTCTGGTCGCCCTCCTCGTTGCCGTCATACCGCTCTGCTACGCGGTCTGGCTCTCGCTTCAGGACTGGTATCTGCTGCGCAGCCCGGTTCCCCGATGGGGCGGGCTGATCAACTACCGTCAATTGCTCCAGGACGGCACGCTATGGTCCGCCTTCGGCCGCACCTGGGTCTGGACGCTCGGCACCGTCTTCGTCGAAGTGGTGCTGGCGGTGCCGCTCGCGCTGCTGCTCAATCGCGATACGCCCATTGCGCGCGGGGCCTCGGCGCTGATCCTGCTGCCCTGGGTGACGCCTTTCGTGGTGCTGGGCTTCGGTTGGCGCTTCCTGCTCGACAGCAATGTCGGCCCGATCCATGCCGCGCTTCACGCCGTCGGCATCGCCGGCTCCAGCTCCGTGCTGAACGATCCAGTCCTGGCTTTTGCAACCATCATCTTCATCTCGGGCTGGAAGGGCACCCCCTTCCTCGCCATTGCGCTGCTGGCGGCGCTGAAAGCCATACCGGACGAGCTCTACGAAGCGGCCGAGGTCGACGGCGCCGGCTGGCCGGCGCGTTTCTGGCACATCACGGTCCCGGCGGTGCGCAACACCACCGTCACCATGGCCCTGGTGCTCGGCATCCTCGCCTTCTACTCCTTCGACCTGCCCTGGATCATGACCAAGGGCGGCCCGCAGGATGCCACCACCGTCATCGGCATCGCGATGTACAAGGCGATCTTCCTCGACCTCAGGCCGGCCTATGGCGCGGCGATCAGCGTGGTGATGCTGGTCCTGCTCGCCATCGCCTCCCTGATCGCGCTCGGCGCCCGGAAGGAGGCGTGA
- a CDS encoding sensor histidine kinase has protein sequence MKGDEGRSLKWQLVRHLVILQSLILLAVLGGLFLKGDLFSFRSSDRTIEALRGAVERDLSGALRLRETSELRALRAAEAGLWFVIRDERGSRIAEGPVPPPFARIADMLSGIGQARFGSTVDSAAMDNPEARMRQVTTPVGELQILTGTESRAPFGMVALGAVLVFVKIGMPILLVIVIGIVIATPLVVRAAVAGIAKAEEQAALIDIGQRGVRLETTGTPPEIAALIRAVNEALRRLDEGYERQQRFLADAAHELRTPIAILDTRIASLPPMPERTRLVADVARLIVLTEQLLDLERLRREVRASEPVPIQHMAKRVVCDMAPLAFASGYELDLASEGADPIVRGDEGALERALASLIQNAIDHGGGRGTIRVRVAAPGMMEVSDDGPGIPPAERERIFEPFHRLHSRSRGTGLGLHLVKQIVDLHGGRVVAGNSPAGGARVTIWIPAAATGAGS, from the coding sequence ATGAAGGGAGATGAGGGCCGCTCCCTGAAATGGCAGCTGGTTCGGCATCTGGTCATCCTGCAGAGTCTCATCCTGCTTGCCGTGCTGGGCGGCCTGTTCCTCAAGGGTGACCTGTTCTCCTTCCGCTCCTCCGACCGGACCATCGAAGCCCTTCGGGGAGCGGTGGAGCGCGACCTGTCGGGCGCGCTGCGCCTGCGAGAGACGTCCGAGCTGAGAGCCTTGCGCGCGGCCGAGGCCGGCCTATGGTTTGTCATCCGCGACGAGAGGGGTAGCCGGATCGCCGAAGGGCCGGTTCCGCCGCCCTTCGCCCGCATCGCCGACATGCTGTCGGGGATCGGTCAAGCGCGTTTCGGCTCGACGGTCGACAGCGCGGCCATGGACAATCCGGAAGCGCGCATGCGTCAGGTGACGACGCCGGTCGGCGAGCTTCAGATCCTGACGGGAACCGAAAGCCGGGCTCCGTTCGGCATGGTGGCTCTGGGAGCCGTCCTCGTCTTCGTCAAGATCGGGATGCCGATCCTGCTGGTCATCGTCATCGGCATCGTCATCGCGACACCGCTCGTCGTCCGCGCAGCGGTCGCCGGGATCGCGAAAGCCGAGGAGCAGGCGGCCCTGATCGACATCGGCCAACGCGGCGTCAGGCTGGAAACCACCGGTACGCCTCCCGAAATCGCCGCGCTCATCAGGGCGGTCAATGAGGCGCTCCGCCGGCTGGACGAGGGATATGAGCGGCAGCAGCGCTTCCTGGCCGATGCCGCGCATGAGCTCAGAACGCCGATCGCGATCCTCGACACCCGCATCGCTTCGCTGCCGCCCATGCCGGAGCGGACGCGCCTCGTCGCCGATGTTGCCCGATTGATCGTGCTGACGGAGCAATTGCTCGATCTCGAACGCCTGCGACGCGAGGTGAGGGCCTCGGAGCCGGTGCCGATCCAACATATGGCCAAGCGTGTCGTCTGCGACATGGCGCCGCTCGCTTTCGCCTCCGGCTACGAGCTGGACCTCGCATCGGAGGGGGCCGATCCAATCGTCCGGGGCGATGAGGGAGCCTTGGAGCGGGCTCTGGCGAGCTTGATCCAGAACGCCATCGATCACGGTGGGGGGCGGGGCACAATCAGGGTCCGCGTCGCCGCTCCCGGCATGATGGAAGTCAGCGATGACGGCCCCGGTATTCCCCCCGCGGAGCGCGAGCGCATCTTCGAGCCGTTCCACCGGCTCCACTCGCGCTCGCGCGGCACCGGCTTGGGCCTGCATCTGGTCAAGCAGATTGTGGACCTGCACGGTGGTCGAGTTGTAGCGGGCAACAGCCCGGCGGGCGGTGCGCGCGTCACCATCTGGATCCCAGCCGCTGCCACTGGAGCCGGGAGTTAG
- a CDS encoding ABC transporter substrate-binding protein, whose amino-acid sequence MRIAKLMAATAIAAATLVGPALAATKVTFWQFSTREADIASWKAAIAEFEKANPDITVEMELVPWSEQQQRLVSALSTGGLPDVSMLGNNVVAQFQAAGALAPLDDYFAAYDKEHGTNVASEIWPGDKGYYNIAGHWWASPIAVETRALYYRKDLFKAAGLDPDKPPQTWADFAADADKLTKANKDGIYGAALPMSLDYATVQNFMAAYLGYGARMLGDDHKCGFDTPEFTAALDVYTSVYKDKATHPDAPTMNGDVFRKGFRDGKFAMILSDPGFYTDLKTDNQPFLGDIGIAMVPAGPKNRSGFLGGWPLVLWNASENKDAAAKWIMFATHGEPLRHLAQVAGAIPGSTALARTAPWTDYPYPLFVQQLSDARPYQYPSDAIPQMGQLEVDTIQKAVQAVALGRQSADEATKQLCTTINDVLSR is encoded by the coding sequence TTGCGCATAGCCAAGCTCATGGCGGCAACCGCGATTGCCGCAGCGACGCTGGTCGGTCCGGCATTGGCCGCGACAAAGGTGACCTTTTGGCAGTTTTCGACCCGCGAGGCGGATATTGCCTCCTGGAAGGCCGCCATCGCCGAGTTCGAGAAGGCCAATCCTGACATCACCGTGGAGATGGAGCTGGTGCCCTGGTCCGAGCAGCAGCAGCGCCTGGTCAGCGCCCTGTCGACCGGCGGTCTGCCGGACGTATCGATGCTCGGCAACAACGTCGTGGCACAATTCCAGGCTGCCGGGGCTCTCGCCCCGCTGGACGACTATTTTGCGGCTTATGACAAGGAGCACGGAACCAATGTCGCCTCCGAGATCTGGCCGGGCGACAAGGGATACTACAATATCGCCGGCCACTGGTGGGCTTCACCGATCGCCGTTGAAACGCGCGCCCTCTATTACCGCAAGGATCTGTTCAAGGCTGCCGGCCTCGATCCCGACAAGCCGCCGCAGACCTGGGCTGATTTCGCCGCCGATGCCGACAAGCTGACCAAGGCCAACAAGGACGGCATCTATGGCGCCGCCCTGCCGATGAGCCTCGACTATGCCACCGTGCAGAACTTCATGGCCGCCTATCTCGGCTATGGCGCGCGCATGCTGGGCGATGACCACAAATGCGGTTTCGACACGCCGGAGTTCACCGCGGCGCTCGATGTCTACACCAGCGTCTACAAGGACAAGGCGACCCATCCGGATGCGCCGACGATGAACGGCGACGTCTTCCGCAAGGGCTTCCGGGACGGCAAGTTCGCGATGATCCTCTCGGATCCGGGGTTCTACACCGACCTCAAGACGGATAATCAACCATTCCTTGGGGATATCGGCATCGCCATGGTGCCTGCCGGACCGAAGAACCGCAGCGGCTTTCTCGGCGGCTGGCCGCTGGTCCTGTGGAACGCCTCCGAGAACAAGGATGCGGCAGCCAAGTGGATCATGTTCGCCACCCACGGCGAGCCCTTGCGCCACCTTGCCCAGGTCGCCGGCGCCATTCCAGGCAGCACGGCCCTGGCCAGGACGGCGCCCTGGACGGACTATCCCTATCCGCTCTTCGTGCAACAGCTCAGCGACGCCCGGCCCTACCAATATCCCAGCGACGCCATCCCGCAGATGGGCCAGCTGGAGGTCGACACCATCCAGAAGGCGGTTCAGGCCGTCGCGCTCGGCCGTCAGTCGGCGGACGAGGCGACAAAACAGCTCTGCACGACCATCAACGACGTTCTATCCCGCTGA
- a CDS encoding TIM barrel protein — translation MPLPYSACIEWLFAAEAPDFADRIRAAARADLAGVEFWLWRNKDIPSIEAALGETGLRLTGFVAEPMVPLTDPACHADFLEGLKASIDVARRLKAPTLIAQAGADLPGRSRPEQRQALVDCLGRAAEVLAGSGVRLAVEPLNTLVDHVGYFLPSTLEGLDIVDEVGRPEIRILYDIYHSAVMSEDIAEVLAGRVDRLAHAHLADAPGRHQPGSGKLDWPTRIRWLRENGYRGLVGLEYKPTGSTLDSLAAIRHATTIA, via the coding sequence ATGCCCCTCCCCTATTCCGCCTGCATCGAATGGCTGTTCGCAGCCGAGGCCCCCGACTTCGCCGACCGCATCAGGGCCGCCGCGCGTGCCGACCTTGCCGGCGTCGAGTTCTGGCTCTGGCGCAACAAGGACATTCCATCCATCGAGGCCGCCCTTGGCGAGACCGGGCTCCGGCTGACCGGCTTCGTCGCGGAACCGATGGTGCCGCTGACCGACCCGGCCTGCCACGCAGACTTCCTCGAAGGGCTGAAGGCCAGCATCGACGTCGCGCGCCGGCTGAAGGCCCCCACCCTCATCGCCCAGGCCGGCGCCGACCTGCCGGGCCGGAGCCGGCCGGAGCAACGCCAGGCTCTCGTCGATTGCCTCGGCCGCGCGGCGGAGGTGCTGGCGGGCTCGGGCGTGCGGCTCGCCGTCGAGCCGCTCAACACGCTGGTCGATCATGTCGGCTATTTCCTGCCCTCGACCTTGGAGGGACTCGATATCGTCGACGAGGTGGGGCGGCCCGAAATTCGTATCCTCTACGACATCTACCATTCGGCCGTGATGTCGGAAGACATCGCCGAGGTCCTGGCCGGACGCGTCGACCGCCTCGCCCATGCGCATCTCGCCGACGCGCCCGGCCGTCACCAGCCGGGCAGCGGCAAGCTCGACTGGCCGACACGCATCCGCTGGCTGCGCGAGAACGGCTATCGAGGCCTGGTCGGGCTCGAGTACAAGCCCACGGGCTCGACGCTCGACAGCCTCGCCGCGATCCGGCACGCAACGACCATCGCCTGA
- a CDS encoding zinc-dependent alcohol dehydrogenase: MASTRSLYFTGPRQVAVHEEPLRDPGPGEVLLEAVTSGISAGTELNVFRGLAPQWRQHMDPATRLFLPDGPSDWSWPQRYGYAMVGRASAVGSDVTTLKPGDLAFAYAPHGDHAVVAERTLVPLPGLDDAEIGIFYANLNTAYNGVLDANLPLGSDVVVMGLGVIGQIVVRLLKRGGARTIIGVDAIEPRRARAREGGADHVLHPGRDKVAETVRGLTGGRGADAVIEVSGAAPALNEAIRTTGYNGLVVVMSWYGGSFETLSLSGEFHHNRPRIVSSQVGQVNPFLGPLWSTQRRGSIAREFLAALSPDLKGFISHRVPLAEADRGYALLDQGSPDVMQVLIDYSA; encoded by the coding sequence ATGGCGTCCACACGCTCTCTCTACTTCACCGGCCCCCGCCAGGTGGCGGTCCACGAGGAGCCATTGCGCGATCCCGGCCCCGGCGAGGTGCTGCTGGAGGCCGTCACCTCGGGCATCTCGGCCGGAACGGAGCTCAATGTCTTCCGCGGCCTCGCCCCGCAGTGGCGCCAGCACATGGATCCCGCCACGCGCCTCTTCCTCCCCGACGGCCCGTCGGACTGGAGCTGGCCGCAGCGCTACGGCTACGCCATGGTAGGGCGGGCGTCCGCCGTCGGCAGCGACGTCACCACGCTGAAGCCGGGAGATCTCGCCTTCGCCTATGCGCCGCACGGGGACCATGCCGTGGTGGCCGAGCGTACCCTCGTGCCGCTGCCCGGCCTCGACGACGCCGAGATCGGCATCTTCTACGCCAATCTCAACACCGCCTATAACGGCGTGCTCGACGCCAACCTGCCGCTCGGCTCGGATGTCGTGGTCATGGGCCTCGGCGTCATCGGCCAGATCGTGGTGCGCCTGCTCAAGCGCGGCGGGGCACGCACCATCATCGGCGTCGATGCGATCGAGCCGCGCCGCGCCCGGGCTCGAGAGGGGGGCGCCGACCACGTGCTGCACCCCGGCAGGGACAAGGTGGCCGAGACGGTGCGCGGCCTGACGGGCGGCCGGGGCGCCGATGCCGTGATCGAGGTCTCCGGCGCCGCGCCGGCCCTCAACGAGGCGATCCGCACCACCGGCTACAACGGGCTGGTGGTCGTCATGTCCTGGTATGGCGGCAGCTTCGAGACCCTCAGCCTGTCGGGCGAGTTCCACCACAACCGGCCGCGCATCGTCTCCTCGCAGGTCGGCCAGGTGAACCCCTTCCTCGGCCCTCTCTGGTCCACCCAGCGGCGCGGCAGCATCGCGCGTGAGTTCCTTGCCGCCCTGTCGCCGGATCTCAAGGGCTTCATCTCCCATCGCGTCCCCCTCGCCGAGGCGGATCGCGGCTATGCCCTGCTCGACCAGGGTTCGCCCGACGTGATGCAGGTTCTCATCGACTACAGCGCTTGA
- a CDS encoding response regulator transcription factor, giving the protein MRLLLVEDEPEMAMALQSALRRHDIVADHAEGLATASEMIEAGTYDVIVLDRGLPDGDGLSFIPTLRRRDIKIPVLVLTARGRLAERVAGLDGGADDYLAKPFAFAELLARLRAVMRRPEQLRPVVVRLGRLTLDLDHREAQVEGMRFDLPRRELLVLEALMRRVGRMVTREVLMEAVFGLADEVQSNTLDSHVSRLRRKLADADADVVINGIRGVGYVLMERP; this is encoded by the coding sequence GTGCGGCTCTTGTTGGTGGAGGACGAGCCCGAAATGGCGATGGCCTTGCAATCGGCGTTGCGGCGGCACGATATTGTTGCCGATCACGCCGAAGGGCTGGCAACCGCATCCGAGATGATCGAGGCCGGCACCTATGATGTCATTGTTCTCGATCGCGGGCTTCCGGATGGCGACGGCCTATCGTTCATTCCGACTCTGAGGCGTCGCGACATCAAGATCCCCGTTCTTGTGCTGACTGCGCGCGGGCGCCTCGCCGAGCGGGTGGCGGGGCTGGATGGCGGGGCGGACGACTATCTGGCCAAGCCGTTCGCGTTCGCGGAGCTGCTGGCTCGACTGCGGGCGGTCATGCGGCGCCCGGAACAGCTGCGGCCCGTGGTGGTCCGGCTGGGGCGCCTTACGCTGGATCTCGACCATCGCGAGGCGCAGGTGGAGGGAATGCGCTTCGATTTGCCGAGGCGCGAGCTGCTTGTGCTGGAGGCGTTGATGCGGCGCGTGGGCCGCATGGTGACGCGCGAGGTCCTGATGGAGGCGGTCTTCGGGCTCGCGGACGAGGTTCAGTCGAACACGCTGGATTCTCACGTTTCCCGATTGCGCCGCAAGCTGGCCGACGCCGATGCCGATGTCGTCATCAACGGCATCCGCGGCGTCGGTTATGTGTTGATGGAGCGTCCATGA
- a CDS encoding LacI family DNA-binding transcriptional regulator: MKTSTLMMVAERAGVSTATVARVLKGKGYVSEDARSRVETALRETRYRPNAMARGLRQQRSFTVGHMLTAITANPFFVNVAHWAEEEALVHGYKTFLFNHNGMAERERLGVEHFIERRVDAVLFTNAVDPANVRLLQAAAIPVVQLERVALAEAPAIVVDNRVGALQAMRHLIELGHHRIAFMGGDPSLIAPYGKHVPSVEQERLGAYRDALAAAGLEQPEGAVRLGRYYNIEDGGSGIEGYRHMKDLLALASRPTAIFATCDILAAGALQAIYEAGLRVPDDISLIGFDDTIGMNLTPALTTVAQPMQELGRAGFRAALAAIEERTLDAAPPLASRLVLRRSTAPAR; encoded by the coding sequence ATGAAGACATCGACATTGATGATGGTGGCCGAGCGCGCCGGGGTGTCGACGGCCACGGTCGCACGCGTCCTCAAGGGCAAGGGCTATGTGTCCGAGGATGCCCGCAGCCGCGTCGAAACCGCCCTGCGCGAGACCCGCTATCGCCCCAACGCGATGGCGCGCGGCCTGCGCCAGCAAAGGAGCTTCACCGTCGGGCACATGCTGACGGCGATCACCGCCAATCCCTTCTTCGTCAACGTCGCCCATTGGGCCGAGGAAGAAGCGCTGGTGCATGGCTACAAGACCTTCCTCTTCAACCACAATGGCATGGCCGAGCGCGAACGCCTCGGCGTCGAGCACTTCATCGAAAGGCGGGTGGACGCCGTGCTGTTCACCAATGCCGTCGATCCGGCAAATGTCCGCCTGCTGCAGGCAGCCGCCATTCCGGTCGTCCAGCTCGAGCGCGTGGCGCTTGCAGAGGCGCCCGCCATCGTGGTGGACAACAGGGTGGGCGCCCTCCAGGCGATGCGGCATCTCATCGAGCTCGGGCATCACCGCATAGCCTTCATGGGCGGCGATCCCAGCCTGATCGCGCCCTATGGCAAGCACGTCCCCTCCGTGGAGCAGGAACGCCTCGGCGCCTATCGCGACGCACTCGCAGCAGCCGGGCTCGAACAGCCGGAGGGCGCGGTGAGGCTTGGGCGCTACTACAATATCGAGGACGGCGGCTCCGGCATCGAAGGCTATCGCCATATGAAGGATCTTCTGGCGCTGGCCTCCCGCCCCACAGCCATCTTCGCCACCTGCGATATCCTGGCGGCCGGCGCGCTGCAGGCGATCTATGAGGCGGGTCTCAGGGTTCCCGACGACATTTCCCTCATCGGCTTCGACGACACCATCGGCATGAACCTCACGCCGGCGCTCACCACCGTGGCGCAGCCGATGCAGGAGCTCGGCCGGGCCGGCTTCAGGGCGGCGCTCGCCGCCATCGAAGAGCGGACACTCGACGCCGCGCCCCCTCTTGCGAGCCGCCTCGTCCTGCGCCGTTCCACCGCTCCCGCGCGCTGA
- a CDS encoding type II toxin-antitoxin system VapB family antitoxin has protein sequence MALSIKTEEADRLARELSRLTGETMTDAITRAMRERLERLRVEQAAQGDYVTRAQAFVREHAHLFDRRPVTKQEWDEAVGDTPEDLGLSK, from the coding sequence ATGGCTTTGAGCATCAAAACGGAGGAGGCGGACCGGCTGGCACGAGAGCTCTCCCGCCTTACCGGCGAAACCATGACGGACGCCATCACCCGAGCTATGCGCGAGCGACTGGAACGCCTCCGTGTCGAGCAGGCGGCGCAGGGCGATTATGTCACGCGCGCTCAGGCTTTCGTGCGCGAACATGCCCATTTGTTCGACCGCCGTCCGGTCACGAAGCAGGAGTGGGATGAAGCCGTGGGCGACACGCCCGAAGACCTGGGATTGTCGAAATGA